In one window of Pseudoalteromonas sp. GCY DNA:
- a CDS encoding carboxypeptidase-like regulatory domain-containing protein, with product MNQPTNKPAYKHVWGFSAVALVLFLLLSAGLIYNAETLFTFRLISKVWFLIVLVVGLLCAICLFSLFKSYAAYSGKALGGTLRLGGPCVLMLVIVMLGIKLAPDTTTDFSYTFILETADGQPLNESNGQLLVDLDAQIVRGEIIGLGEVTLKNIPPRFLGETVRVRLSGNDQYQLSESVKLVGQSARLTVELKEQIVQGIVRDSQGLPVVGATVMAGDQSVMTSLTGRFQFTLPANLSETELVLHIMADGYMPYNTDYVFSGVLMQVQLTKMN from the coding sequence ATGAATCAACCAACTAATAAACCAGCCTATAAGCATGTGTGGGGGTTTTCGGCAGTTGCCCTGGTATTATTCTTACTTTTGAGTGCTGGCCTGATATATAACGCGGAGACGTTATTTACCTTTAGGCTGATATCAAAGGTGTGGTTTTTGATAGTGTTGGTTGTTGGACTGCTCTGCGCGATTTGTTTGTTTTCTCTCTTTAAGTCTTATGCTGCGTATTCTGGCAAAGCACTCGGTGGCACACTCCGTTTGGGGGGGCCGTGTGTACTGATGCTGGTAATTGTAATGTTGGGTATAAAACTTGCGCCCGACACTACAACGGATTTCTCATATACATTTATATTGGAAACCGCTGATGGTCAGCCTCTGAATGAGTCAAATGGACAGTTGCTGGTTGATCTGGACGCGCAAATAGTGCGTGGCGAGATAATTGGGCTGGGGGAGGTGACGTTAAAAAATATTCCACCTCGATTCCTAGGAGAAACTGTCAGGGTTCGTTTGTCTGGGAATGACCAATATCAATTGAGTGAATCTGTTAAGCTAGTTGGGCAATCAGCTCGCTTAACTGTTGAGCTCAAAGAGCAAATAGTGCAGGGCATTGTGAGGGACAGCCAAGGTCTACCTGTTGTAGGTGCAACAGTCATGGCCGGTGACCAAAGTGTGATGACATCACTAACCGGTCGATTTCAATTTACATTACCTGCAAATCTTAGTGAGACAGAGCTAGTGCTACATATAATGGCGGACGGCTATATGCCGTACAATACAGACTATGTATTTAGTGGTGTGCTGATGCAAGTTCAGTTAACAAAAATGAATTGA
- a CDS encoding tetratricopeptide repeat protein, producing the protein MSKWLSRYPITARQFVYWFLICLSATSWANGGSGTVFKGRFVLNELHGIGIANVPISADAASPTMSLSDGSFKLVFKKEPGELFRLRVNHGDLAVVNHIQLEGYLPKPNSAYLPLTIILAKPNERQKWALRFYRIMIDEIIEQQYQHKLGQLTDRNSSQQDIEQKVRKLTEEKQKLQEQASMLAQSLSEHESPPQGLYKEAIQLYLSGDLDQALEVLNDAELEKQYQQHQFKKGQLEKQFRQLKLKEAELEAQSRQYQREEAAQANANLLKAIVYEQRFEAEKALAQYRTLVKRFPNHGHAQSTAARFFSTHNYTKDAQQSYDKALNIYRAKAKEDPQVHLPNVATILNGLGRLQSHQLKPDEAERSYNEALEIYRTLASQAPSLKKMAEDGVTLAQPQMSAQGNSPSSGFDHAVLNFPSEDSLRGISMVLSNLGTLQVRLGKHDRAEQSLTEALSINRRLAEHSPERYKPSIAAVLNGLGHMQEAEGHFSEAAKYYQEVIDIFREYAKQEPDLYLSALSGALQNLGGIMFKIHQLDEAEKKFVEAIEIRKTLVSKAPRSVLPNIASAYSNLGILYSKKNELAKAQESYLEALKAYSILDEDALPFYLPDMGKVHHNLGVLYYQQNALQDAVRSHEAALQAYTRLNKKVRNNYVQELAISQFILGDLYSELDMYAQAEQTYQGALKEFRTLEAIFSRPIKPSLVAEVQSKIADLQSKQEKWALAEVSYEATLRTRRQLALSEPDTYLPRVASTLYNLGVINYQQANYAKAKPYAQESMEIRKRLSETHAEQDDFQKSSHLMALIIKQQEQNESTN; encoded by the coding sequence ATGAGTAAATGGCTAAGTAGGTATCCCATTACTGCTCGACAGTTCGTGTACTGGTTTTTGATATGCCTGAGCGCAACTAGTTGGGCAAACGGAGGCTCAGGTACCGTATTTAAAGGACGATTCGTTCTCAATGAACTACATGGTATCGGGATCGCAAATGTGCCAATTTCCGCCGATGCTGCGTCGCCAACCATGTCATTGAGCGACGGGAGTTTTAAACTGGTATTCAAAAAAGAGCCAGGAGAGCTGTTTCGACTCAGGGTGAATCATGGTGATTTAGCGGTGGTCAACCACATTCAGCTGGAAGGGTATTTACCCAAACCAAACAGTGCCTATTTACCATTGACGATTATTCTTGCAAAGCCTAACGAGCGTCAGAAGTGGGCGTTGCGGTTTTATCGTATAATGATTGATGAAATTATTGAACAACAATATCAGCACAAGCTGGGGCAGCTGACTGACCGCAATAGCAGCCAACAAGATATTGAGCAAAAGGTACGTAAACTTACCGAAGAAAAGCAAAAGCTGCAGGAGCAGGCAAGCATGCTGGCTCAATCCTTGTCTGAACACGAATCACCACCACAAGGCTTGTATAAAGAGGCAATACAACTCTATCTTTCTGGCGATTTGGATCAGGCGTTGGAAGTACTTAATGACGCCGAACTAGAGAAACAATATCAGCAACACCAATTCAAAAAAGGTCAGTTAGAAAAGCAGTTCAGGCAGCTGAAATTGAAAGAAGCTGAGCTGGAAGCACAATCTCGCCAGTATCAGCGCGAAGAAGCAGCACAAGCTAATGCAAACTTGCTTAAGGCGATTGTATACGAGCAACGGTTTGAAGCGGAAAAAGCGCTGGCGCAATATCGCACTCTGGTAAAGCGTTTTCCAAATCATGGTCATGCGCAATCTACCGCAGCGCGCTTTTTTAGCACGCATAATTACACGAAGGATGCGCAGCAGAGCTATGACAAAGCTTTGAACATATATCGTGCCAAGGCAAAAGAAGATCCGCAGGTGCATCTGCCTAATGTCGCGACAATATTAAATGGACTCGGGCGCCTACAAAGCCACCAGCTTAAACCTGATGAAGCCGAACGCAGCTATAACGAAGCGCTTGAAATTTACCGGACCTTAGCCAGCCAAGCACCATCATTAAAAAAAATGGCAGAAGATGGTGTAACCCTAGCTCAGCCGCAAATGAGCGCACAAGGTAACTCACCAAGTTCTGGTTTCGATCATGCTGTTCTGAACTTCCCCTCAGAAGACTCGTTGAGAGGAATTTCTATGGTGCTGAGTAACCTGGGAACTCTGCAAGTTAGATTGGGTAAGCATGACAGAGCTGAGCAAAGCTTGACGGAGGCATTGAGTATCAACAGGCGTCTCGCTGAACATTCACCAGAGCGCTATAAACCATCTATAGCTGCTGTATTAAATGGCCTGGGACACATGCAAGAGGCTGAGGGTCATTTTTCCGAGGCCGCGAAGTACTATCAGGAAGTCATTGATATATTTCGCGAGTATGCCAAGCAAGAGCCAGATTTATATCTGTCAGCTTTGTCGGGGGCATTGCAAAATCTGGGGGGGATAATGTTCAAAATACACCAGCTGGACGAGGCTGAGAAGAAGTTTGTCGAAGCGATAGAAATTAGAAAAACGCTGGTCAGTAAAGCCCCACGCTCTGTTCTGCCGAATATTGCCTCGGCGTACAGTAATCTGGGTATACTATATAGCAAGAAAAATGAGCTTGCTAAGGCTCAGGAGAGCTATCTGGAGGCGCTAAAAGCATACAGTATATTGGATGAGGATGCGCTGCCATTTTATTTACCTGATATGGGGAAGGTGCATCATAACCTTGGTGTTCTATATTATCAACAAAACGCACTGCAAGACGCGGTACGAAGCCATGAAGCGGCCTTGCAGGCTTATACTCGTTTGAATAAAAAGGTTCGCAACAACTATGTCCAGGAGTTAGCGATATCACAATTCATTTTGGGAGATTTATATAGTGAATTGGATATGTATGCACAAGCTGAGCAAACTTATCAGGGCGCGCTAAAAGAGTTTCGTACTCTGGAGGCGATATTTTCTCGCCCTATTAAGCCTTCTTTGGTTGCTGAGGTGCAAAGTAAAATCGCGGATCTGCAAAGTAAGCAAGAAAAATGGGCACTGGCTGAGGTGAGTTACGAAGCAACGCTGCGCACTCGTCGTCAACTGGCGCTTAGCGAGCCAGATACTTATTTACCCCGGGTTGCCAGTACTTTGTATAACTTAGGCGTTATTAATTATCAACAGGCGAATTATGCCAAAGCCAAACCTTATGCGCAGGAGAGTATGGAGATCAGAAAACGCCTGAGTGAAACACACGCTGAGCAGGACGACTTTCAAAAGTCGTCACATCTGATGGCGTTAATCATTAAACAGCAGGAACAAAATGAATCAACCAACTAA
- the aroQ gene encoding gamma subclass chorismate mutase AroQ, which produces MKLSFMFRLLALPALLFTLTTHAASVYVQAGPGSFNHAALDLLANRQSQDYERFYSGTPEHTYANAAQTQSWAFSALANSTIEGQLVPAIVKAMRNYKVTELSAAVHMPIEMCVFGLNKTTKITHAASHPAALNQIGHWLNAHQIQTKPVPKGTNEAARLLANGQFDQNTVAVGSCTLKVVYPKLALREVSVQDNADNHTLFGLMKMEKRSQPISEDEARSALAQIVEKANALVKARTDSAEELFSHINQRLAQMQPVALFKAQQHRPIEDLSREATVLSKALEQARQQCLDSASVEAFFQAQMDAAKAIQYRYRAQWLAEGIPNEDANLDQLRSTLNQLGAAILETLTQDLDKHGNLTDELAGLFNQIINTEQLFASDKTRLFSALQKVRRVDNCTITAS; this is translated from the coding sequence TTGAAATTGTCATTTATGTTTCGCTTACTGGCGTTACCCGCGCTGCTGTTTACGCTGACAACCCATGCCGCGTCTGTCTATGTACAAGCCGGGCCGGGGAGTTTTAATCATGCCGCACTTGACCTACTCGCCAACCGCCAGTCGCAGGACTATGAGCGTTTTTACTCGGGCACCCCGGAGCATACTTATGCCAATGCCGCGCAAACGCAAAGCTGGGCTTTCAGCGCGCTGGCCAACTCCACTATTGAAGGGCAACTGGTTCCAGCGATTGTCAAAGCGATGCGTAACTACAAGGTAACTGAACTGAGCGCCGCCGTGCATATGCCCATCGAAATGTGCGTTTTCGGATTGAACAAGACAACTAAAATTACGCATGCTGCATCCCACCCGGCAGCCCTGAATCAAATTGGTCATTGGCTCAATGCTCATCAGATACAAACCAAGCCTGTGCCCAAAGGCACCAACGAAGCGGCTCGTTTACTTGCAAATGGACAATTTGACCAAAACACCGTTGCCGTAGGTAGCTGCACACTCAAAGTGGTTTACCCAAAGCTGGCACTACGCGAAGTAAGCGTTCAGGATAACGCGGATAACCATACGCTGTTTGGTCTGATGAAAATGGAAAAACGATCTCAGCCGATAAGTGAAGATGAAGCTCGCAGCGCGCTGGCACAGATCGTTGAAAAGGCGAATGCATTGGTCAAAGCGCGAACAGACTCTGCAGAGGAGTTATTCTCACATATCAACCAACGCCTTGCTCAGATGCAGCCTGTAGCACTGTTTAAAGCACAACAACACAGGCCAATTGAAGACTTATCCCGTGAAGCCACTGTACTTTCAAAAGCGCTAGAGCAAGCCCGCCAGCAATGTCTGGATAGTGCAAGCGTTGAGGCGTTTTTCCAAGCACAAATGGATGCTGCAAAGGCAATTCAATACAGATACCGGGCACAATGGCTGGCTGAAGGCATACCAAACGAAGACGCTAACTTGGATCAGCTAAGAAGCACATTAAATCAGCTTGGTGCAGCCATTCTTGAAACACTGACCCAAGATCTTGACAAGCACGGTAACCTCACGGATGAACTGGCAGGCTTGTTTAACCAAATAATAAACACCGAACAGCTCTTTGCATCCGACAAAACTAGGCTCTTTTCGGCACTGCAAAAGGTGCGCAGGGTGGATAACTGCACTATCACTGCTTCATAA
- the azu gene encoding azurin, with product MKTSLSITLLSLGAFLFSHTASANECELSIEANDMMQFSKKSLSAPSSCKEISVTLKHTGKLPATTMGHNWVLSKAADVQAVATDGMSAGANNSYVKPNDSRVLAVSKVIGGGEQTTVTFSTEQLKQGESYKFFCSFPGHFAIMQGTFTLS from the coding sequence ATGAAAACCTCTCTTTCCATCACATTGCTAAGTCTCGGTGCCTTTCTTTTCTCTCATACTGCATCAGCAAATGAATGTGAGCTCAGTATCGAAGCCAACGACATGATGCAGTTTTCTAAAAAATCACTCAGTGCGCCATCTAGCTGTAAAGAAATTTCAGTCACGTTAAAGCATACGGGCAAACTGCCAGCAACCACCATGGGCCACAACTGGGTGTTGAGCAAAGCTGCAGATGTTCAAGCCGTTGCAACCGATGGGATGTCGGCAGGTGCAAATAATAGCTATGTAAAGCCAAACGATAGCCGCGTTTTAGCCGTATCAAAGGTGATTGGCGGTGGCGAGCAAACCACGGTGACCTTCTCCACTGAGCAGCTAAAGCAAGGTGAAAGTTACAAGTTCTTCTGCTCTTTCCCGGGCCATTTCGCTATTATGCAAGGCACCTTTACACTTAGCTAG
- a CDS encoding PepSY-associated TM helix domain-containing protein, producing the protein MKNQILKSLTEAHAWIGIIISTVLFIVFIAGSLSLFRDNITGWERASLAAQSNESLSAISYDKAITSIAQQYDVDTHHGFFMREPTLHNPFIEVYFATHLDEPHPITGEDHQDQHLLLSPKTGEVLADADRFEFASFLYELHYDLGLGRAGLYFVGIITLFFFVAVLSGIIIHWRKIAKNFFQYRAEGKKDKWLDAHNLIGTMGLPFHLMYAFTGLVFNLVIIYQISYAVLLYGGNQTALLQAAGFNEPNIEAMEQSRPMRGVDQLRVQALDTLGDVSLTTVEITHFGDKNAVVSFTAKSNDAFSNYKEVQYTLNDQSQIYLTENNYDNAVRAGLSTIASLHFGDFAGYGMRLAFLSLGLATAYLIVTGNLMWIDKRAKQKKQSAKSLLFVKRLTSGGFIGVLLAIAIGFAMTTFLSTSHIDKLETVKFSMFSAFLFALISSQFAKHVLSFSKVLLGLSGICYCLSAVMNAASFVSQYNILPTQTRVDFAIVTALMCLMALICWKAVSRINAAAQTSAPVSQDQQPQQTMS; encoded by the coding sequence ATGAAAAATCAAATACTAAAATCATTGACCGAAGCACATGCATGGATAGGGATCATTATTTCAACGGTGCTATTCATCGTTTTTATTGCAGGATCTCTGAGCCTATTCAGAGACAACATCACGGGCTGGGAACGTGCCTCCCTAGCCGCCCAGTCTAACGAGTCACTTAGCGCCATTTCCTACGACAAGGCGATTACATCAATTGCGCAGCAATACGATGTCGATACACACCATGGTTTTTTTATGCGTGAGCCAACGCTACATAACCCTTTTATTGAAGTTTACTTTGCAACCCATTTAGACGAGCCGCACCCGATCACGGGCGAGGATCATCAAGACCAGCACCTTCTGCTATCACCAAAGACGGGAGAAGTCCTTGCTGATGCCGACAGATTTGAATTTGCGAGTTTTCTCTATGAGTTGCACTACGATTTAGGGCTTGGCCGCGCCGGACTCTATTTTGTTGGGATCATCACCCTATTTTTCTTCGTTGCTGTGCTAAGCGGGATCATCATTCACTGGCGCAAAATAGCCAAAAACTTTTTCCAATATCGCGCCGAAGGTAAAAAAGACAAATGGCTAGATGCTCATAACCTAATTGGCACGATGGGCCTACCTTTTCACTTAATGTATGCCTTCACGGGATTAGTCTTTAATCTCGTTATTATTTATCAGATTTCATACGCCGTATTACTTTACGGTGGCAATCAAACGGCTCTGCTCCAAGCCGCTGGATTTAATGAACCAAATATCGAAGCAATGGAGCAATCTCGACCAATGCGCGGAGTCGATCAACTAAGAGTACAAGCACTAGATACGTTAGGGGATGTGTCGCTCACAACGGTGGAAATCACCCACTTTGGCGACAAAAACGCAGTAGTGAGTTTTACCGCGAAAAGTAACGATGCTTTTTCAAATTACAAAGAAGTACAATACACGCTAAACGACCAATCACAAATTTATCTCACTGAAAACAACTACGACAACGCTGTTCGAGCTGGGCTCTCTACCATCGCGAGTCTTCACTTTGGAGATTTTGCTGGATATGGCATGCGACTGGCATTTTTGAGTCTTGGCCTTGCAACCGCCTATTTAATCGTTACCGGTAATTTGATGTGGATTGATAAGCGTGCCAAGCAGAAAAAACAAAGTGCTAAAAGTCTATTATTTGTAAAACGATTAACATCAGGTGGCTTTATCGGTGTGCTGCTGGCCATCGCCATTGGTTTCGCGATGACAACTTTTCTATCGACAAGTCACATAGACAAACTAGAGACGGTTAAGTTTTCGATGTTTTCAGCCTTTCTCTTTGCACTAATTAGCAGTCAATTCGCAAAGCACGTATTGTCGTTTAGTAAAGTATTATTAGGTTTAAGTGGCATTTGCTATTGCTTAAGCGCGGTCATGAATGCGGCGTCTTTTGTTAGCCAGTACAATATTTTACCCACTCAAACGAGAGTTGACTTTGCTATTGTAACTGCACTTATGTGTTTAATGGCCTTGATTTGTTGGAAAGCAGTGTCACGGATCAACGCGGCAGCACAAACTTCAGCGCCAGTTTCGCAAGATCAGCAGCCACAACAAACCATGAGTTAA
- a CDS encoding TonB-dependent receptor plug domain-containing protein, producing the protein MTITKQKTTLALAIASLCGSGAMVWTAPVFAAEEASEPVEKIMVTGSRIARANLSKPGAVTTISRADIEQTGFKNIGDMLQNLTVSASAPNASQNENTSGVTNFDLRGLGAQRTLVLLNGRRLPNGGNGADAAVDLSAIPTAIIERVEILLDGASSIYGSDAVSGVVNIITRQTGDIFEVSGSIGQSAEGDADTTSLELVTGIVGDKGRFMVSASYDEKQEVYAGDRDFSRYDLTLNPDGSYGQGGSSAMPWSNLKVTDENGKEIFVTRGPEYGEWRETISDASLAQNDLYNYQEPSLLQTPFERYSMSAFGEYDLGNLKFSDDVVFNFEALYSHRKSTTNGAPQPLVPVWGGYLDFTYSPDNYYNQQFGPKDKDGNPYAINDWRRRMVETNGRMNHVENSQYRIVMALSGDFNTDWSWELAYNFGRNSNKRLKTGIFNWPAAKNAVGPTHFDEQGVLRCGATPDALIEGCVPLNIFGQPGTDSEISEDMLNYLSGDWPGIQQGHNQIKIASANVSGVVASLPAGDLGVSFGIENQKVEARNQTDAVSINILVTDGLGRPTGGEYSLNEAYLEAVVPLLSDHDWAESLELNLATRYSDFDTFGSTTNSKVGVFWALNEQLSFRGTWSQAFRAPNVVELYKGRLPGFENGDDPCAVANPNQNCVSTGVPADGRYRETIGQIRTNTGGNTELEPETATSKTLGVIYQPSWLTNGSITLDFYDIQLKDAIGNISAVTKLSECMNNGLYCDSVHRVQSGEFQGVITGVDVFNENLNALNRQGVDAEVRFDIGQFSFGDLSTALNWSFVSKHEVIEPGLATKDRAGQRVNGQMAVPEHRVNFALNWQHDDFSASWQSYYIDSMLEEVSVKQGDQIVNFTNTVDSTLTHNAQVTYHLDSVDTQITLGVNNLLNEAPPFATGNGNNADPIHSSLYLGREYYLRFKTEF; encoded by the coding sequence ATGACAATAACAAAACAAAAAACGACTTTGGCGTTGGCAATCGCCAGCTTGTGTGGATCGGGCGCTATGGTGTGGACGGCCCCAGTGTTTGCCGCGGAAGAAGCTTCGGAACCCGTTGAAAAGATAATGGTCACAGGGTCGCGTATCGCGCGGGCAAACCTGAGTAAACCCGGCGCGGTAACAACAATATCTAGAGCGGATATTGAGCAAACCGGGTTTAAAAATATTGGTGATATGCTGCAAAATCTAACGGTTTCCGCCAGTGCACCTAATGCTTCTCAAAATGAAAATACGTCGGGGGTAACAAACTTTGACTTACGTGGTTTAGGCGCGCAGCGCACGCTGGTCTTGCTAAATGGCCGCCGCTTACCAAACGGTGGTAATGGCGCGGATGCTGCGGTCGACCTGAGTGCCATTCCTACTGCGATTATTGAACGTGTTGAAATTTTATTGGATGGTGCCTCTTCTATTTACGGCTCTGATGCAGTGTCTGGTGTTGTTAACATTATTACTCGTCAAACGGGCGATATTTTTGAGGTGAGTGGCTCAATTGGTCAATCCGCTGAAGGCGATGCTGATACAACTTCTTTGGAACTCGTAACAGGCATTGTTGGTGATAAAGGGCGCTTTATGGTGAGTGCCAGTTACGATGAAAAACAAGAAGTGTATGCTGGCGACAGAGATTTTAGTCGTTATGATTTAACACTTAACCCCGATGGCAGTTACGGTCAAGGGGGTAGCTCCGCAATGCCTTGGAGTAACCTAAAAGTCACGGATGAAAACGGCAAGGAAATATTTGTTACCCGAGGCCCTGAATATGGCGAGTGGCGTGAAACTATCTCCGATGCGTCACTTGCGCAAAATGACTTATATAACTATCAAGAGCCGAGCTTGCTGCAAACGCCTTTTGAACGCTATAGCATGAGTGCATTTGGAGAATATGATCTTGGCAATTTGAAGTTTTCGGATGATGTGGTATTCAACTTCGAGGCGCTTTATTCACATCGAAAATCCACTACCAATGGCGCGCCTCAGCCATTAGTTCCAGTTTGGGGTGGATATTTGGATTTTACCTACTCACCTGATAACTATTACAACCAACAATTCGGTCCGAAAGACAAAGATGGTAACCCTTATGCCATCAATGACTGGCGTCGCAGAATGGTAGAAACCAATGGCCGTATGAATCATGTAGAAAACAGCCAATACCGTATCGTGATGGCGCTCTCTGGTGATTTTAATACGGATTGGAGCTGGGAGCTGGCCTACAATTTTGGTCGCAACTCAAACAAACGACTAAAAACTGGCATATTCAATTGGCCAGCGGCTAAAAATGCGGTTGGGCCTACCCATTTTGATGAGCAAGGCGTGCTGCGCTGCGGTGCTACACCGGATGCGCTAATTGAGGGTTGTGTGCCGCTCAATATTTTTGGTCAACCCGGCACTGACTCTGAGATTTCCGAGGACATGCTAAATTATCTCTCTGGGGATTGGCCGGGGATCCAACAAGGTCATAACCAGATTAAAATCGCCAGCGCGAATGTAAGTGGTGTCGTGGCGAGTTTGCCTGCGGGCGACCTAGGTGTGTCTTTTGGCATCGAAAATCAAAAGGTTGAGGCGCGCAATCAAACAGATGCCGTTTCTATTAATATTTTAGTCACGGATGGGTTAGGTAGACCAACTGGCGGCGAATACTCGCTCAATGAAGCCTACCTTGAAGCCGTTGTACCACTATTATCAGACCACGATTGGGCGGAGAGTTTAGAGTTAAACCTCGCGACTCGATATTCAGACTTTGATACGTTTGGGTCGACCACCAATTCCAAAGTGGGCGTATTTTGGGCGTTGAATGAGCAGTTGAGTTTTAGAGGCACTTGGTCACAAGCATTTAGAGCGCCTAATGTGGTGGAACTCTATAAAGGAAGGTTACCTGGTTTTGAAAATGGCGATGACCCTTGTGCTGTAGCCAATCCAAACCAAAACTGTGTCAGCACAGGCGTTCCCGCTGATGGTCGTTACCGAGAAACGATCGGACAGATCAGAACCAATACTGGCGGTAACACGGAACTTGAACCAGAAACTGCGACGAGCAAAACACTTGGGGTGATTTATCAGCCGAGCTGGCTTACTAACGGTTCGATCACCTTAGATTTTTATGACATCCAATTAAAAGATGCCATTGGTAACATTAGCGCGGTGACTAAATTGAGCGAATGTATGAATAATGGTTTGTACTGTGACTCTGTTCATCGTGTTCAGTCTGGTGAGTTTCAGGGAGTGATCACCGGCGTCGATGTATTTAATGAAAACCTCAATGCGTTAAATCGTCAAGGGGTGGATGCGGAAGTTCGTTTTGACATCGGGCAGTTTTCATTTGGTGATTTGAGTACTGCACTAAACTGGTCATTTGTAAGTAAACATGAAGTCATTGAACCGGGTCTTGCAACCAAAGATAGAGCCGGACAGCGCGTTAATGGCCAGATGGCGGTGCCTGAGCACAGAGTTAACTTTGCACTTAATTGGCAGCATGACGACTTTAGCGCAAGTTGGCAAAGTTACTACATCGACTCGATGTTAGAAGAAGTATCGGTTAAACAAGGCGACCAAATCGTTAACTTTACCAATACTGTTGATAGCACGCTGACACATAATGCTCAAGTAACCTACCATTTAGACTCTGTTGATACTCAAATTACGCTGGGCGTTAACAATCTATTGAATGAAGCGCCGCCTTTTGCGACCGGCAATGGGAATAACGCAGATCCCATTCACTCGTCTTTATATCTAGGCCGTGAATACTACTTAAGATTTAAGACTGAGTTTTAA